A genomic region of Anopheles coustani chromosome 3, idAnoCousDA_361_x.2, whole genome shotgun sequence contains the following coding sequences:
- the LOC131262866 gene encoding uncharacterized protein LOC131262866 — protein MYQPDIHLTLLISITIVINMIRGNTFNVFTIPLEKVNSTTYCELLDEKLRENQSSVLLLEIGRVSQIYEVVASERGKICDQTFGYDQEIPMSNVTDTLIQMIHDRKVSVQSHRIVDHITLHTTAYEIQLTVERAGELEPSDVKSRAGGVANNENLLLSLIGGGRIKSFVRQKNP, from the exons ATGTATCAACCAGACATACACCTCACGTTGTTAATTTCGATCACGATAGTCATTAACATGATACGAGGCAACACTTTCAATGTGTTTACGATTCCCCTAGAAAAAGTCAACTCTACAACATACTGTGAGCTGCTCGACGAGAAGCTGCGAGAGAATCAGAGTTCAGTTCTTCTGCTAGAAATAGGACGTGTTAGTCAAATCTACGAAGTTGTAGCAAGCGAACGAGGGAAAATATGCGATCAAACGTTTGGGTACGATCAAGAAATACCAATGTCGAATGTCACGGACACTCTCATTCAAATGATCCACGATCg CAAAGTGTCCGTGCAGAGCCATCGAATTGTGGACCATATAACCCTGCACACTACCGCATACGAGATCCAACTCACGGTGGAGCGAGCTGGGGAGCTAG AGCCAAGCGATGTTAAGTCGAGAGCTGGCGGAGTAGCGAACAATGAGAACCTCCTTCTGTCCCTCATCGGCGGTGGACGCATTAAAAGCTTCGTGCGACAGAAAAACCCATAG
- the LOC131259700 gene encoding uncharacterized protein LOC131259700, with product MQLAGSGKCFGTGAVFGVVLFGLVLAQVGSGDAFLSFRHVVTERIANQTDFVNSVLSDELPLKIVEFSQHVYDWDRDTLKITGKWVLSSPNDDYLYFVEYAQKIDKSTGFKEILEDLNSKQLITDIKRVERVKPQSFTFEKTFVFGKK from the exons ATGCAGCTCGCTGGAAGTGGCAAGTGTTTCGGAACCGGTGCGGTGTTTGGTGTGGTGCTTTTTGGTCTAGTGCTGGCGCAGGTTGGATCGGGCGATGCATTTCTCTCGTTCCGACACGTTGTCACCGAAAGAATCGCCAATCAGACCGATTTTGTGAACAGTGTTCTTAGCGATGA gcttCCACTGAAGATTGTCGAGTTTTCGCAACATGTCTACGACTGGGACCGTGACACGCTGAAGATTACTGGAAAGTGGGTCCTCAGTTCGCCCAACGATGACTATCTGTATTTTGTGGAGTATGCTCAGAAAATTGACA AATCGACGGGCTTCAAGGAAATCCTCGAGGATCTGAATTCGAAGCAACTTATCACTGATATCAAGCGAGTGGAGCGGGTAAAGCCGCAAAGTTTTACCTTTGAGAAAACTTTTGTGTTCGGCAAAAAGTAA
- the LOC131262877 gene encoding endocuticle structural glycoprotein SgAbd-5-like yields MQQSLLICVTLSVMLVGCLGAPADPVATPYILQYESNNAQNDGYSFQYELSDDQKRKEEGTIRSGQDKEGKDVQFVAVQGRYSFVSDDGRTYWVEYEADENGYRTRMGTGA; encoded by the exons ATGCAGCaaagtttgttaatttgtGTAACACTTTCGGTCATGCTTGTTGGTTGTCTTGGAGCGCCGGCCGATCCCGTGGCCACGCCGTACATCTTGCAGTACGAAAGCAATAATGCACAGAACGATGGCTACAGTTTTCA GTACGAGTTGAGCGATGACCAAAAGCGCAAGGAAGAGGGCACCATACGGTCCGGCCAGGACAAGGAAGGCAAAGATGTGCAGTTCGTGGCCGTCCAAGGACGCTACTCGTTCGTTTCGGACGATGGCCGCACCTACTGGGTGGAGTACGAAGCCGACGAGAATGGATACCGCACCCGGATGGGCACCGGAGCCTAA
- the LOC131258953 gene encoding endocuticle structural glycoprotein ABD-5-like, with product MKQFVVFASVCCVLLAGRVVLSAPAPQQGAAQPNPNDVQTVRYYSENNGLDGYKFTYELSDGQIRSEVGTYRDVKDAEGKDVKALFVQGSYSFVAPDGQTYWVNYTADENGYHPKVGTGPTGGIQPGQDAPIDSA from the exons ATGAAACAGTTCGTAGTGTTCGCCAGTGTGTGCTGTGTCCTGTTGGCAGGACGTGTGGTGTTGTCTGCTCCGGCCCCCCAGCAGGGTGCCGCACAGCCGAACCCAAATGACGTGCAAACCGTGCGATATTACAGCGAAAATAATGGACTTGACGGTTACAAGTTCAC GTACGAGCTGAGTGATGGGCAGATTCGTTCGGAAGTCGGCACCTACCGGGACGTGAAGGACGCCGAGGGCAAGGACGTGAAGGCGCTGTTCGTGCAGGGCTCGTACTCGTTCGTCGCACCGGACGGTCAGACGTACTGGGTGAACTACACCGCCGACGAGAACGGCTACCATCCGAAGGTGGGCACCGGCCCGACTGGTGGAATCCAACCGGGACAGGATGCCCCCATTGACAGCGCCTAA
- the LOC131262886 gene encoding uncharacterized protein LOC131262886 → MVYGSIVQQPVEANGLPGTLGRLIGECFDRDTRTLYLVGLEQLHNFQNYLALPYPKVIIPQATPIGMPDEAALVLIYLPVNSKEELRSSMRIIMHSWSKIVRNGKYVVLMEDAYLVKPRVAVPMELGIVFATYNIVYWCVTGFRRAENLQYWVPFALSAYFMENPVQYGSAFEWTRGRLPNVSLEIYGQATLTFPYTHHIGGGLLRGIDLEIFVNLLHHLNHRLRVEIVEYAGDVEEERDKMTNRLHEMKVDLMITRKDVVPETLPVIYVPEVSYYCLIAPRSTVLDLTQSLLRPFSTELWMCVTVAGLLISGLLALAKHTKCANVGTLVRWSFQCKPLASILATTYAIVRFILLESYLAKVTSFFLAYRFQPDANTLDEFFATDIPIWLPTGYNHFVERLGDDLRSRILERALDDDKCMDFSARCAQMDSFARATYVVNHDLPADPVTGRKPFYIVPEMLASYTHLGYAFARGSALVDLFAVYLRRMHEAGLVQLYYRQYEQYLMRDRLMQKPVDQSLEFDHLLSVWICVSLSWGVSFVVFLVELLLNCQLMELLRVWKRALAGITDVWEPHSTNVVPSSHSEVVGGRVSSPCTLYQKGDIRNYVINFDEAPSVSTCIVGSADAGILQTGVSSVGSDYRIA, encoded by the exons ATGGTGTACGGGAGCATCGTACAGCAACCAGTGGAAGCAAACGGCCTTCCTGGGACGTTGGGACGTCTCATTGGTGAATGCTTCGATCGGGATACGCGCACACTTTACTTGGTCGGCCTGGAACAGTTGCACAATTTTCAGAACTATCTGGCACTCCCCTACCCGAAGGTGATCATCCCTCAAGCCACTCCGATCGGGATGCCGGATGAGGCGGCATTGGTGCTAATCTATTTGCCTGTCAACTCGAAG gaggagcttcgaagttCGATGAGGATCATTATGCATAGTTGGTCGAAAATCGTCCGCAACGGCAAGTATGTGGTGTTGATGGAAGATGCTTATCTGGTGAAACCGCGGGTGGCAGTACCGATGGAGTTGGGGATAGTTTTCGCTACGTACAACATAGTGTACTGGTGCGTAACGGGCTTCCGACGGGCAGAGAACCTACAGTACTGGGTACCGTTTGCGCTGAGTGCTTACTTCATGGAGAATCCCGTGCAGTATGGCAGCGCGTTCGAGTGGACCCGTGGCCGCCTACCGAATGTGTCGCTAGAAATCTACGGGCAGGCGACGTTAACCTTTCCCTACACGCACCATATAGGGGGAGGTTTACTACGAGGAATTGATCTGGAAATTTTCGTAAATTTACTCCACCATTTAAATCACCGGCTGCGAGTGGAAATCGTCGAGTATGCCGGGGATGTGGAGGAGGAACGAGATAAAATGACCAATCGATTGCACGAGATGAAAGTGGACTTGATGATAACCCGCAAGGATGTTGTACCGGAAACGCTCCCGGTTATCTATGTGCCGGAAGTGTCATACTACTGTTTGATAGCCCCCCGTTCGACCGTACTTGACTTGACGCAGTCTCTTCTACGACCCTTTTCCACCGAGCTGTGGATGTGTGTTACGGTAGCTGGACTCTTAATTTCTGGCCTTTTGGCGCTAGCCAAGCATACCAAGTGTGCAAACGTGGGAACCCTAGTTAGGTGGTCGTTTCAGTGTAAACCATTGGCATCGATCCTCGCCACGACGTACGCAATCGTCCGCTTCATCTTGCTCGAGTCCTATCTCGCCAAGGTGACGTCCTTCTTTCTTGCCTACCGCTTCCAACCGGATGCGAATACATTGGACGAATTTTTCGCCACCGACATTCCGATCTGGTTACCTACCGGGTACAATCATTTCGTAGAAAGACTTGGCGATGACTTGCGGTCACGAATCCTTGAGAGGGCGCTCGATGATGACAAATGTATGGATTTCTCAGCGAGATGCGCCCAGATGGACAGTTTCGCTCGTGCCACGTACGTAGTCAACCACGACCTGCCGGCCGATCCGGTGACGGGCCGCAAGCCGTTCTACATCGTGCCGGAAATGCTAGCCAGCTACACCCATCTGGGGTACGCGTTTGCCCGTGGGTCAGCGCTGGTCGATCTGTTTGCGGTTTATCTGCGCCGAATGCACGAGGCAGGGCTGGTGCAGCTCTACTATCGGCAGTACGAGCAGTACCTCATGCGAGACCGTCTCATGCAAAAGCCGGTGGATCAATCGCTCGAGTTTGACCATCTGCTGTCGGTTTGGATTTGTGTCAGTCTTAGCTGGGGTGTGTCGTTTGTGGTATTCTTAGTGGAGCTGCTCCTGAACTGCCAGCTGATGGAACTGCTTCGGGTGTGGAAGCGGGCTCTTGCAGG AATAACCGACGTGTGGGAACCGCATTCGACGAACGTTGTACCGTCTTCCCATTCGGAGGTCGTTGGAGGTCGGGTTAGCTCGCCTTGTACCCTTTACCAGAAGGGAGACATAAGAAATTATGTAATTAATTTCGATGAGGCACCATCGGTGTCAACGTGTATCGTCGGCAGTGCCGATGCCGGCATCCTTCAAACTGGCGTGTCGAGTGTGGGTTCCGATTATCGGATTGCCTAA